Proteins encoded together in one Acholeplasma hippikon window:
- a CDS encoding carbohydrate ABC transporter permease: MQKAGSLSKLKKQENLMGYLFAFPWMFGLIVFGAFPILASLYISFTSYDMIASPRFIGIENYRILLFNDNIFWQSLGNTIYHVAIAIPLGMIVGVGLALLLNNKLKGISVYRTLFYLPNVVSIVAMSLLWLWLFNPNFGIINEVLKPVYKLFGMNPLRWYADPDLSKLTLIIMGLWSAGGSMVVYLAQMQDIPTALYESAEIDGANWFQKIRYITLPLMTPSMFFNFIMGIIGGFQVFTLAYIMTGGGPSRSTYYFAYYLYDLMMADQNMGMASAMAWILLVIVLVFTAIALKLNKYVVYLGEEN, encoded by the coding sequence ATGCAAAAAGCAGGTTCTTTGAGTAAACTGAAGAAACAAGAAAATCTCATGGGATACTTATTTGCCTTCCCATGGATGTTCGGACTTATCGTATTTGGAGCATTCCCAATTTTAGCATCCTTATACATCAGTTTTACTTCTTATGACATGATTGCATCTCCACGATTTATTGGTATAGAAAACTACAGAATTTTACTATTTAACGATAATATCTTTTGGCAAAGTTTAGGTAATACGATTTATCACGTTGCAATCGCAATTCCATTAGGCATGATTGTTGGGGTTGGATTAGCGCTATTACTTAACAATAAACTTAAAGGTATTAGTGTTTATCGTACGTTATTTTATTTACCAAATGTTGTGAGTATTGTAGCAATGTCACTCTTATGGCTTTGGTTATTTAATCCAAATTTTGGAATAATTAATGAAGTCTTAAAACCGGTTTATAAATTATTTGGGATGAATCCATTAAGATGGTATGCCGACCCTGATTTATCTAAGCTAACCTTAATTATTATGGGGTTATGGAGTGCGGGGGGGTCAATGGTTGTCTATCTAGCACAGATGCAAGATATACCAACAGCACTTTATGAATCGGCAGAAATTGATGGAGCAAACTGGTTTCAAAAAATTAGATATATTACTTTACCATTAATGACACCTTCAATGTTCTTTAACTTCATTATGGGGATCATTGGTGGGTTCCAAGTTTTCACACTAGCATACATTATGACTGGTGGTGGCCCGAGTCGTTCGACTTATTACTTCGCATACTATTTATATGACTTAATGATGGCTGACCAAAACATGGGTATGGCATCTGCCATGGCATGGATTTTACTAGTTATCGTATTAGTGTTCACTGCAATAGCCTTGAAACTAAATAAATACGTTGTTTATTTAGGGGAAGAAAATTAA
- a CDS encoding YesL family protein, with product MENTLKDFYRQVTDVIYVHFLWILTSFLGVLITFGAATTALYKVIFQVFKKDEPTQVTKLFFETFVKEFKESTIVWLILILIVTPLIFMTFYAINQTNLFLLVASMVCLYHVVMLFTYVFPIIAIFKSNSIFETLKNTILIQNRHLLTNLKLIGSLAIIILGILYLPNVFILVLIPLYGFLVAFHLKNALNPYVEKLKTSEYKGDDYELFKL from the coding sequence ATGGAAAACACCTTAAAAGACTTTTATCGTCAAGTAACTGATGTGATTTATGTACATTTCTTGTGGATATTAACAAGTTTTTTAGGTGTGCTTATTACCTTTGGTGCTGCAACAACAGCACTATATAAAGTGATTTTCCAAGTATTTAAAAAAGATGAGCCTACACAAGTGACAAAGTTATTCTTTGAAACATTTGTAAAAGAATTTAAAGAGTCTACCATTGTGTGGCTCATCTTAATACTGATTGTTACACCACTTATTTTTATGACTTTTTATGCGATTAATCAAACAAATTTATTTTTATTAGTTGCATCAATGGTTTGTCTATATCATGTGGTGATGTTATTTACCTATGTATTTCCGATTATTGCAATTTTTAAATCGAATTCAATTTTTGAAACCTTAAAAAATACGATACTTATTCAAAACAGACATTTACTAACTAACCTTAAATTAATTGGTAGTTTAGCAATTATTATCTTAGGCATACTATATTTACCAAATGTCTTTATTTTAGTCTTAATACCGCTTTATGGTTTTTTAGTTGCATTCCACTTAAAAAATGCATTAAACCCATATGTTGAAAAATTAAAAACATCTGAATATAAAGGAGACGATTATGAGTTATTTAAACTTTAA
- a CDS encoding class I mannose-6-phosphate isomerase encodes MSYLNFKSLYDKDPKIHITDSEALFDKKGLVEELKNLKEKVLVFETYPGVDEEVLKKDILLKLKPTHLIHIEDYTKSSKEINEILKYNITDDRVFGVYSHHTVDVFYDEEKIKSLREAIHKNDGVTVVYGFGASLIKGFLIHVGLTRWEIQLRFRRGLGNFKANNENDDILRKYKRAFFIEWRIADRIKETYLNEFKYFIDYNDLNNPLMIKKETYLATLKLLTYRPFRMVPYFDPGVWGGQWMKEVCNLDENNSNYAWSFDGVPEENSLKLTFGSKTIHMPAQDLVQFYPKELMGSRVHARFGKMFPIRFDLLDTMEGGNLSLQVHPLTEYIFDKFGMTYTQDESYYILDTKDDGVVYLGFKEGVKKDEFEQALIDANEGKAILDDKKYINKFVAKKHDHYSIPAGTIHCSGKNTMVLEISACNYIFTFKLWDWGRLGLDGKPRPVHLEHGFKNLQYDRTTSWVKENLVNPFVKLNEFSEKTGLHEREFLSTIRYRFKKPIKIENDGTVMMANLVEGKAALISSPTNVFKPYEVHYAETFIIPAGVSEFMIESLDPNEEAMIITAKVRV; translated from the coding sequence ATGAGTTATTTAAACTTTAAATCTTTATACGATAAAGATCCAAAAATTCACATCACAGATAGTGAAGCATTGTTTGATAAAAAAGGTTTAGTAGAAGAATTAAAGAACCTAAAAGAAAAAGTTTTAGTCTTTGAAACTTATCCAGGTGTTGATGAAGAAGTATTAAAGAAAGATATTTTATTAAAACTTAAACCAACACATTTAATTCATATAGAAGACTATACGAAATCAAGTAAAGAGATAAATGAAATATTAAAATACAACATTACAGATGATAGAGTATTTGGCGTTTATTCACATCATACGGTTGATGTTTTTTATGATGAAGAGAAAATAAAATCGCTTAGAGAAGCGATTCATAAGAATGATGGCGTAACTGTTGTTTATGGATTTGGCGCATCTTTAATCAAAGGATTTTTAATTCATGTTGGATTGACACGTTGGGAAATTCAATTACGTTTCCGTCGTGGATTAGGTAACTTTAAAGCCAATAATGAAAATGATGATATTTTAAGAAAATATAAACGTGCATTCTTTATTGAATGGCGAATTGCAGACAGAATTAAAGAAACATACTTAAATGAATTTAAATATTTTATTGATTATAACGATTTAAACAATCCATTAATGATTAAAAAAGAAACATATTTAGCAACACTTAAGTTATTAACTTACCGTCCTTTTAGAATGGTGCCTTATTTTGACCCAGGTGTATGGGGAGGACAATGGATGAAAGAAGTTTGTAACTTAGATGAAAACAACAGTAACTATGCATGGAGTTTTGATGGCGTACCAGAAGAAAATTCTTTAAAGTTAACTTTTGGTTCTAAAACAATTCATATGCCGGCACAAGACTTAGTTCAATTTTATCCAAAAGAATTAATGGGTTCACGCGTACACGCAAGATTTGGTAAGATGTTTCCAATTCGATTTGACCTATTGGATACAATGGAAGGTGGGAACTTAAGCTTACAAGTTCACCCATTAACCGAGTATATCTTTGATAAATTTGGCATGACTTATACCCAAGATGAATCTTACTATATTTTAGATACGAAAGATGATGGGGTTGTTTATTTAGGCTTTAAAGAAGGTGTGAAAAAAGATGAATTTGAACAAGCATTAATAGATGCAAATGAAGGTAAAGCCATTTTAGATGATAAAAAGTATATTAATAAATTTGTCGCTAAAAAGCATGATCACTATTCGATACCTGCTGGAACCATTCACTGTAGTGGTAAAAACACCATGGTCTTAGAGATTTCAGCGTGTAACTATATATTTACCTTTAAACTTTGGGACTGGGGACGTTTAGGTTTAGATGGTAAACCAAGACCCGTTCATTTAGAACATGGATTTAAAAACCTTCAATATGATAGAACAACTTCATGGGTAAAAGAAAACTTAGTAAATCCATTTGTTAAATTAAATGAATTTAGTGAAAAAACTGGACTACATGAAAGAGAGTTTTTAAGCACAATAAGATATCGTTTTAAAAAACCTATCAAAATTGAAAATGATGGGACTGTGATGATGGCTAATTTAGTTGAAGGTAAAGCAGCTTTAATTTCATCGCCTACAAATGTCTTTAAACCATATGAGGTGCATTATGCAGAAACCTTTATCATTCCGGCAGGGGTTAGTGAATTTATGATTGAATCCTTAGACCCAAATGAAGAAGCAATGATCATAACAGCGAAGGTACGCGTATGA
- a CDS encoding GDSL-type esterase/lipase family protein, whose protein sequence is MSTLEIVLLIIVLLLIYVALHLYKFGLKKGANDFLMSIIASGFEQRINQFKVQNNYVKPGGVVFLGDSITQNYNVYEYFKDHDCYNRGIGGDTTVGLLTRLECSVYVLKPKVVVLLIGTNDLSLLDTTIQEIAFRIGEIVKEIKQHSKETKIILQSVYPVIEPKKHVEKRPRRNVDIVKLNELLKEIKDVVYVDMFSQLVLDGMLNPLYTYDGLHVNDIGYEKITEVLKAYIKES, encoded by the coding sequence ATGAGTACATTAGAAATTGTCTTATTAATTATTGTTCTTTTACTCATTTATGTCGCATTACATCTATATAAGTTTGGCTTAAAAAAAGGAGCCAATGACTTTTTAATGAGTATTATCGCAAGTGGTTTTGAACAAAGAATTAATCAATTTAAAGTTCAAAATAACTATGTTAAACCAGGTGGAGTTGTCTTTCTTGGTGATAGTATTACGCAAAACTATAATGTCTATGAATATTTTAAAGATCATGACTGTTATAACAGGGGAATTGGTGGAGACACAACTGTTGGATTACTAACCAGATTAGAGTGTTCAGTTTATGTTTTAAAGCCTAAGGTTGTTGTCTTATTAATTGGAACTAATGACTTAAGCCTATTAGATACAACAATTCAAGAAATCGCATTTCGAATTGGTGAAATTGTTAAAGAAATAAAACAACATTCAAAGGAAACAAAAATCATATTACAGTCAGTATATCCGGTCATAGAGCCAAAAAAACATGTAGAAAAACGTCCAAGAAGAAATGTTGATATTGTTAAATTAAACGAATTATTAAAAGAAATTAAAGATGTAGTTTATGTTGATATGTTTAGTCAATTAGTTTTAGATGGCATGCTTAATCCACTTTATACATATGATGGGTTACACGTTAATGACATTGGATACGAAAAAATTACAGAAGTACTTAAAGCATATATTAAAGAATCATGA
- a CDS encoding type I phosphomannose isomerase catalytic subunit — MQDILFFSVVLKERLWGGNKLASRYGKKSDKLIGEAWILSGHSEGESVVKNGSFKGRTLNDLYLNEKQLFGASNYEKFPLLIKILDAQKMLSVQVHPNDEYAMKHHHDYGKNECWYILSAKKGANIIYGQKVRSKTDFKDAIDNQKWDEVLNYVPVKKDDFYNVPVGTIHAIGGGIEILEIQQSSDVTYRLYDFDRVDQNGKKRELHIKESLDVIDFDVKRPLIELKKYGDVERLVENKYFTVDKVIPKSEVYVKNGTDLYTILYARKRDVTIVLNGKKYQIKKNKVALLSKDVNEFTILPEGELFIVKERALSLNLMYDM, encoded by the coding sequence ATGCAAGATATTTTGTTTTTTTCAGTGGTTTTAAAAGAAAGACTTTGGGGTGGAAATAAGCTTGCTAGTCGCTATGGCAAAAAATCAGATAAATTAATTGGTGAAGCATGGATTTTATCAGGACATAGTGAAGGTGAAAGTGTTGTTAAAAATGGGAGCTTTAAAGGTAGAACATTAAATGACCTATATTTAAATGAAAAACAACTTTTTGGTGCATCAAACTATGAGAAGTTTCCACTTTTAATAAAGATTTTAGATGCACAAAAGATGTTAAGTGTTCAAGTCCATCCAAATGATGAATACGCGATGAAGCATCATCATGATTATGGAAAAAATGAATGTTGGTATATCTTAAGTGCTAAAAAAGGAGCGAATATCATCTACGGGCAAAAGGTTCGCTCTAAAACTGATTTTAAAGATGCAATTGATAATCAAAAATGGGATGAAGTTTTAAACTATGTCCCTGTGAAGAAGGACGATTTTTATAATGTGCCTGTGGGAACGATTCACGCGATTGGTGGAGGTATTGAAATTTTAGAAATTCAACAATCAAGTGATGTAACCTATCGTTTATATGATTTTGATAGAGTTGATCAAAACGGTAAAAAACGTGAACTGCATATTAAAGAAAGTTTAGATGTGATTGACTTTGATGTTAAACGTCCTTTAATTGAATTAAAAAAATACGGAGATGTTGAACGTTTAGTTGAAAACAAGTATTTTACTGTGGATAAAGTAATACCAAAAAGTGAAGTGTATGTTAAAAATGGAACAGATTTATATACCATTTTATATGCTAGAAAACGTGATGTAACAATTGTATTAAATGGTAAAAAATATCAAATAAAAAAGAATAAAGTTGCTTTATTAAGTAAAGATGTAAATGAATTTACAATCTTACCAGAAGGTGAATTATTTATTGTAAAAGAACGTGCATTGTCACTTAATTTAATGTATGATATGTGA